Proteins encoded in a region of the Zea mays cultivar B73 chromosome 2, Zm-B73-REFERENCE-NAM-5.0, whole genome shotgun sequence genome:
- the LOC109944159 gene encoding uncharacterized protein, which yields MDMSNRDHLRRREEDDDDLFLLILPSLHLLGYLGRSKKKLRHTSALTGEEKVRELLEGHIKNCRVSFRMEPYIFKSLANYLRMEGLVKDTRIKVEEKLGFFLYMISHNATFEDLQVFFGHSNDTFHRVIKHFFDIVIPGLSMRFLKPPSNQVHPKIHGDNRFYPYFKNCIGSIDGTHVPVSMSPDQAAPFRNRKGTLSQNVMVVCDFNLNITYVSVEWEGSATDSMVLRSAMNNVIGKFEVPSGKYYLVDGGYANTASFIAPYRGVRYHLKEFGHGHRRPQNHKELFNHRHAVLRNHVERALGVIKKRFPILKVATLHKMENQAKIPIAAAVLHNLIRSHNGDERWLENDQGNINPQSFVSLPNSDHGNDEGNMEGNNLRDMIAYHMWADYEQRRNQ from the exons ATGGACATGAGCAATAGAGATCACcttaggaggagggaggaggatgaTGATGACCTCTTCCTTTTGATTCTCCCTTCCCTACATCTCTTGGGCTATCTTGGACGTAGTAAAAAGAAATTGAGGCATACATCAGCGCTGACCGGGGAGGAAAAGGTTCGAGAGCTACTTGAAGGTCATATCAAGAACTGCAGGGTATCATTTAGAATGGAACCTTACATTTTTAAATCCTTGGCCAACTATCTTAGAATGGAAGGATTGGTTAAAGATACAAGAATCAAAGTTGAGGAAAAACTTGGCTTCTTCCTATACATGATTAGCCACAATGCAACATTTGAAGATCTCCAAGTCTTTTTTGGTCATAGCAATGATACATTTCACCGTGTCATCAAACATTTCTTCGACATTGTTATCCCTGGCCTTAGCATGCGGTTCCTAAAGCCTCCTTCCAATCAAGTTCATCCTAAAATTCATGGAGACAACCGATTTTATCCATACTTCAAG AATTGCATAGGTTCAATAGATGGAACCCATGTTCCAGTATCAATGTCACCCGATCAAGCCGCACCATTCAGGAATAGAAAAGGGACCCTTAGCCAAAACGTGATGGTTGTGTGTGATTTTAACCTTAACATAACTTATGTGTCAGTCGAATGGGAAGGATCAGCAACAGATTCAATGGTTCTTAGATCTGCAATGAACaatgttataggaaagtttgaagTACCTTCTGGGAAGTACTACCTAGTAGATGGTGGTTATGCCAATACAGCTTCCTTTATTGCACCATATCGTGGGGTTAGATATCACCTGAAAGAGTTTGGCCATGGTCATCGAAGGCCTCAAAATCACAAAGAGTTATTCAACCATCGCCATGCTGTTTTAAGAAATCATGTAGAGAGGGCTTTGGGTGTCATAAAGAAGAGATTTCCAATCCTCAAAGTTGCTACCCTTCACAAAATGGAAAATCAAGCAAAAATACCTATTGCTGCTGCAGTCCTCCATAACTTAATTCGGTCACATAATGGTGATGAGAGATGGCTAGAAAATGATCAAGGAAATATCAACCCGCAAAGTTTTGTCAGCCTACCCAATAGTGACCATGGAAATGATGAAGGGAATATGGAAGGGAATAACTTAAGAGATATGATAGCTTATCATATGTGGGCAGATTATGAGCAACGTAGAAATCAGTGA